The proteins below come from a single Balaenoptera acutorostrata chromosome 2, mBalAcu1.1, whole genome shotgun sequence genomic window:
- the LEAP2 gene encoding liver-expressed antimicrobial peptide 2 — protein MWHLKLFAVLLVCLFLLGQVHDSPIPELSSAKRRLRRMTPFWRGVSLRPIGASCRDDSECITRLCRKRRCSLSVAQE, from the exons ATGTGGCACCTCAAACTCTTTGCAGTACTCCTGGTCTGCCTGTTTCTGTTAGGCCAG GTACATGACTCCCCAATACCAGAACTGAGTTCAGCAAAGAGAAGGCTGAGGAGAATGACCCCATTTTGGAGAGGGGTTTCCCTCAGGCCCATTGGAGCCTCCTGTCGGGATGATTCTGAATGTATCACAAGGCTATGCAG aaaAAGACGCTGTTCCCTAAGTGTGGCCCAGGAATGA